From the genome of Spirosomataceae bacterium TFI 002, one region includes:
- a CDS encoding NADP-dependent 3-hydroxy acid dehydrogenase YdfG — translation MKTALITGGSKGIGLGIAEVLIKEGIKVAITGRDEKTINEAAAELNAQVKDSTIAIVSDVRDLSSQEAAVKKVIATWGQLDYFIANAGVGHFATIENLTAEQWNDTIDINLTGVFNSAKASLEALKKTEGYFITIASLAGTNFFAQGTAYNASKFGLVGFSQAMMLDVREYGVKVSTIMPGSVATYFGGHIPSDADAWKIQPEDIGQIVSDLIKMPARTLPSKVEVRPSRPGGK, via the coding sequence ATGAAAACAGCATTAATTACGGGCGGTTCTAAGGGTATAGGTCTTGGAATTGCAGAAGTCCTTATCAAAGAAGGCATAAAGGTAGCAATCACAGGAAGAGACGAAAAAACAATCAACGAGGCTGCTGCTGAGCTAAATGCTCAAGTAAAAGATAGCACCATTGCAATCGTGTCCGATGTAAGAGATTTGAGTTCTCAAGAGGCTGCGGTAAAAAAAGTCATCGCCACTTGGGGGCAGCTAGATTACTTTATTGCGAATGCAGGAGTTGGACATTTTGCAACAATAGAAAACTTAACTGCAGAACAATGGAACGATACTATTGATATTAACCTCACAGGAGTATTTAACTCTGCTAAAGCGTCACTCGAGGCTTTGAAAAAAACCGAAGGATATTTTATTACAATAGCGAGTTTGGCAGGAACCAACTTTTTTGCTCAAGGTACTGCTTACAATGCGAGTAAGTTTGGCCTTGTTGGTTTTTCACAAGCAATGATGCTAGATGTACGTGAGTACGGTGTAAAAGTGAGTACGATCATGCCAGGTTCTGTTGCTACTTATTTTGGTGGACATATCCCAAGCGACGCTGATGCATGGAAAATCCAACCAGAAGATATTGGTCAGATCGTTTCAGATTTAATCAAAATGCCTGCTAGAACTTTACCAAGTAAAGTAGAAGTACGACCAAGTAGACCAGGAGGTAAATAA
- a CDS encoding diacylglycerol kinase (ATP), which yields MKKFVHGRLLSMKYALKGAFLLITTEHSIMVQFATSCVVIGLGFYFDISKQDWINQTLVMAMVLGIESMNTAVEKMADFIHPDFNAKIGFIKDIAAGAVTFCAIAAAVLFALIYFPYFFPA from the coding sequence ATGAAAAAGTTTGTCCATGGCCGCCTGCTCAGCATGAAATATGCATTGAAAGGAGCCTTTTTATTAATCACAACTGAGCATAGTATCATGGTTCAGTTTGCTACTTCTTGTGTTGTTATTGGTTTGGGGTTTTACTTTGATATCTCTAAACAAGATTGGATAAATCAAACTCTTGTGATGGCCATGGTGCTAGGCATCGAAAGTATGAACACAGCGGTAGAAAAAATGGCCGACTTCATTCACCCAGATTTTAATGCCAAGATTGGTTTTATAAAGGACATCGCAGCTGGTGCTGTCACTTTTTGTGCAATAGCGGCTGCGGTTCTATTTGCTTTAATTTATTTTCCTTATTTCTTCCCAGCTTAA